A part of Chloroflexota bacterium genomic DNA contains:
- the truA gene encoding tRNA pseudouridine(38-40) synthase TruA encodes MDPVLYKGILSYNGTEFAGFQRQKDTRTVQSELEEALRQLGWSERSIAGAGRTDAGVHARGQVVSFRLSWDHSESDLVRALNYYLPQDMAITSVEVAEDDFHPRYRATWRRYRYHVICQPVRDPIREKFAWRVWPEVDLDRMNHAAKDLIGSHDFAAFGSPTSDSGVTVREVFSAVWRQMDDEYQFDITANAFLYHMVRRTTMALVTIGQGEAPLSLIADGLNSGKLPMNGLAPAHGLVLEEVSYT; translated from the coding sequence ATGGACCCTGTACTTTACAAAGGTATTCTTTCATACAACGGCACTGAATTTGCTGGTTTCCAACGGCAGAAGGATACTCGGACGGTTCAATCTGAGCTTGAAGAGGCCCTTCGCCAATTAGGCTGGAGCGAGAGAAGCATTGCTGGCGCAGGCCGCACGGATGCAGGCGTGCATGCCAGAGGTCAGGTTGTGAGTTTTAGGCTGAGCTGGGATCACTCTGAGAGTGACCTGGTGAGAGCACTGAACTACTATCTGCCTCAGGATATGGCGATCACCTCGGTGGAGGTGGCTGAGGATGATTTTCACCCTCGGTACAGAGCAACCTGGCGCCGCTACCGTTACCATGTCATCTGCCAACCGGTTCGTGACCCAATCAGGGAAAAATTCGCCTGGCGGGTTTGGCCGGAGGTTGACCTGGATCGGATGAACCATGCAGCTAAGGACTTGATTGGTTCGCATGATTTCGCAGCCTTTGGAAGTCCGACAAGTGACTCAGGCGTGACGGTGAGAGAGGTTTTTTCGGCAGTTTGGCGACAAATGGATGACGAATATCAATTCGACATTACCGCCAATGCCTTCCTCTATCACATGGTTCGCCGGACCACAATGGCTTTGGTCACGATTGGACAAGGCGAGGCTCCGCTTAGCTTGATCGCTGACGGCCTGAATTCCGGAAAATTGCCGATGAACGGACTGGCACCTGCGCATGGCCTTGTATTGGAAGAAGTAAGTTATACCTGA
- the rplQ gene encoding 50S ribosomal protein L17 has protein sequence MRHKIKGYRLNRSTGHRTAMRRTMIRQLLENERIKTTLPKAKSIQADAEKLITLARNNQDVDEIKIMNARRLAVAKLGTGSRDVVQKLFNDIAPRYANRSGGYTRILKLGPRRSDGAEMALIELIEE, from the coding sequence ATGCGACATAAGATAAAAGGTTACCGGCTGAATCGCTCTACCGGCCATCGCACAGCGATGCGCCGCACGATGATCCGGCAACTTCTGGAAAATGAACGGATCAAGACCACGCTGCCGAAGGCAAAATCCATTCAGGCAGATGCTGAAAAATTGATCACCCTGGCCCGTAATAACCAGGATGTGGATGAAATCAAGATCATGAATGCCCGCCGCTTAGCTGTTGCCAAACTCGGTACCGGCAGCCGTGATGTTGTTCAGAAATTATTCAATGACATTGCCCCTCGATACGCCAACCGCAGTGGCGGTTACACCCGCATTCTCAAACTGGGCCCCCGCCGCAGTGATGGGGCTGAAATGGCGTTGATCGAACTGATCGAAGAGTAG
- the murJ gene encoding murein biosynthesis integral membrane protein MurJ, translating into MTQAESTTPSANQQIARAAGTVMVAFIISNLVGVIRGIVITNAFGTSVEMDSFNAANRIAELLFNLVAGGALGSAFIPTFTGFLTKDDRPGAWKLASGVINLVFLALILISVLAWIFAPQIVRDGLYLLVPDANVGQEALTISLLRTMLPSVVIFGISGLIMGILNAHQVFLIPAIAPSMYSLGMILGTWLLPHEWGIQRLAIGVVGGALLHLLVQIPKLLTLKDRAYHFFLGLHDKVVMEVFKLMGPRLLGVAVVQLNFIVNTVIALGQPAGSVSAIALAFTLMLMPEMAVAQSAAIASLPTFSAQVARGEVEEMRTSLASTLRAVLLLAIPASVGLILLRYPLIRVLYERGEFTAHSTDLVTWALLWYSAGLVGHALVEILSRAFYAMHDTRTPVTVGVVAMGLNIGLSLAFANLFVRWGWLPHGGLALANSLATGLESIALILLMRKRLNGLGGSYIWKGVAVSALGTGLMGAVVLGWEALMAGRSNLVILFGALAVGVAVYGGLMWALKMPELMGMVRVLVGKIKRINKYE; encoded by the coding sequence ATGACTCAAGCCGAAAGCACGACGCCCTCCGCTAATCAACAGATTGCCCGCGCTGCCGGGACGGTGATGGTGGCTTTCATCATCAGCAACCTGGTGGGGGTGATCCGGGGGATTGTGATCACCAATGCCTTTGGAACGTCTGTGGAGATGGACTCGTTCAATGCGGCTAACCGGATTGCTGAATTACTCTTCAATCTGGTGGCTGGCGGTGCGTTGGGTTCGGCTTTTATCCCGACTTTTACCGGATTTCTGACCAAGGATGACCGCCCCGGTGCCTGGAAATTGGCTTCGGGTGTGATCAACCTGGTCTTTTTGGCCTTGATCTTGATCTCTGTCCTGGCCTGGATTTTTGCGCCCCAAATTGTGCGGGACGGCTTGTATTTATTAGTGCCGGATGCCAATGTGGGCCAGGAAGCGTTGACGATTTCTCTGTTGCGAACGATGCTGCCCTCGGTGGTCATCTTTGGTATCAGCGGCTTGATCATGGGTATTCTCAATGCCCATCAAGTATTTCTGATCCCGGCGATTGCACCTTCGATGTATTCACTGGGTATGATCCTGGGTACCTGGTTATTGCCGCATGAGTGGGGCATCCAGCGGCTGGCTATTGGCGTGGTCGGTGGGGCTTTATTGCACTTGCTGGTGCAGATCCCGAAGCTGCTGACCCTCAAAGACCGGGCCTATCACTTCTTCCTTGGCTTGCATGATAAAGTTGTCATGGAAGTGTTCAAGTTGATGGGACCGCGGCTGTTGGGTGTGGCAGTGGTCCAGCTCAACTTCATTGTGAACACGGTTATTGCATTGGGCCAGCCGGCAGGCAGTGTCAGCGCCATCGCCTTGGCCTTTACTTTGATGTTAATGCCTGAGATGGCAGTGGCCCAGTCCGCAGCTATTGCTTCGTTGCCGACATTTTCAGCACAGGTGGCACGCGGCGAGGTGGAAGAAATGCGCACGTCACTGGCCTCCACACTGCGGGCCGTGCTGCTGCTGGCGATCCCGGCTTCTGTGGGATTGATCCTACTGCGATATCCCCTGATCCGAGTCTTGTATGAGCGGGGTGAATTCACCGCTCACTCTACTGATCTGGTCACCTGGGCGCTGCTTTGGTATTCTGCCGGCCTGGTGGGGCACGCCCTGGTGGAGATCCTCAGTCGGGCGTTTTATGCCATGCATGACACTCGCACGCCGGTCACGGTGGGCGTAGTGGCGATGGGATTGAATATTGGCTTGAGCCTGGCTTTCGCGAACCTGTTTGTCCGCTGGGGCTGGCTGCCGCATGGGGGACTGGCTCTGGCCAATTCTCTGGCAACGGGATTGGAAAGTATTGCTCTGATCCTGCTCATGCGTAAGCGGTTGAATGGCCTGGGTGGGAGTTACATCTGGAAGGGTGTCGCTGTCTCAGCCCTGGGTACCGGGTTGATGGGGGCGGTGGTGCTGGGCTGGGAAGCGCTGATGGCTGGCCGCTCGAACCTGGTCATCCTGTTTGGCGCGTTGGCAGTGGGCGTGGCGGTCTATGGCGGGCTGATGTGGGCGCTGAAGATGCCTGAGTTGATGGGGATGGTCCGGGTACTGGTGGGGAAGATAAAACGAATAAATAAATACGAATAA
- a CDS encoding phosphoribosyltransferase: MEELAQIVIQNNYTIKNNGYTYLEFWKLYLHPNLIEQTIHQKAKELNLFLQQYDLLCGIACSGIPIVTILHNMFHKPFIISENSEEYGRIIKDNIPLNSNIKILVVDSIVNRGATFTNFEIWNDKNYQVNSDYFSIVFNDTMNKKNYTPAFKKINKDNRYFYFYRLSDLLN; encoded by the coding sequence ATGGAAGAATTGGCCCAAATAGTTATTCAGAATAATTACACCATAAAAAATAATGGATATACTTACCTGGAGTTTTGGAAATTATATTTACACCCAAATTTAATCGAACAAACCATCCATCAAAAAGCAAAAGAACTTAACTTATTTCTTCAACAATACGATTTACTCTGTGGCATTGCTTGTTCGGGAATTCCTATAGTTACAATTTTGCATAATATGTTCCACAAGCCATTCATTATTAGTGAAAATTCGGAAGAATATGGTCGAATAATAAAAGACAATATCCCATTAAATTCAAATATAAAAATACTTGTAGTCGATTCTATTGTGAACAGAGGAGCTACATTTACTAATTTTGAAATTTGGAACGACAAGAATTATCAAGTAAATTCTGATTATTTTAGCATTGTGTTTAATGACACAATGAATAAGAAAAATTACACCCCAGCATTCAAAAAAATCAACAAAGATAACCGTTATTTTTATTTTTATCGGTTATCTGATTTATTGAATTAG
- the mazG gene encoding nucleoside triphosphate pyrophosphohydrolase has product MTEKETPLPDSGITLMGLGPGDIASLTREAWDWILSIDTLYMRTMTHPVVDALPNGLELIGLDDLLDLEGDQDEAVSTVVETILNLGLQPGGVTYAVPGHPLVGEATCQAILRRAKHEDIPCRVIDGLSFLEPTFHALGIDPFGGLSLADGLTLSRLHTPDFSPANSVLITQISSEKVAKRIKQVLLNTYPAEHPVRLVHAAGTDQQVLENLPLEKIDQSSYLCALSSLFIPPLSATSSFESFMEVIARLRAPDGCPWDRAQTHITLRPFLIEEAYEALDALDKENMADLAEELGDLLLQIGLHAQIGVEEGEFTINQVIEGISNKLIRRHPHVFAAVDMEDVSGVIQNWEAIKADERRENGDNGKKGLLDGVPRALPALLQAEEIVERVGRVKFDHLAALGHEDVIRTMGAEALETDDAQLPEKLGELLFAITSFAHQKDIDAEAALRVAINRFRRQFDTMEAEVLAAGDNLVDLSDEEKRQLWTNAADQAKED; this is encoded by the coding sequence ATGACTGAAAAAGAAACGCCTCTGCCTGATTCCGGTATCACCCTGATGGGGCTTGGCCCGGGCGATATCGCAAGCCTTACCCGGGAAGCCTGGGATTGGATTTTATCCATAGATACACTTTATATGCGTACGATGACGCATCCGGTTGTTGATGCCCTGCCGAATGGGCTGGAGTTGATTGGATTGGATGACCTATTGGACCTGGAAGGGGATCAGGATGAAGCTGTATCAACTGTGGTGGAGACGATCCTGAATTTGGGTTTGCAGCCCGGCGGCGTGACCTATGCCGTCCCTGGGCATCCACTGGTGGGAGAAGCCACCTGCCAGGCGATCCTGCGCCGTGCAAAGCATGAGGATATCCCCTGCCGGGTGATTGATGGATTGAGCTTTTTAGAGCCGACATTTCATGCCCTGGGGATTGATCCCTTTGGCGGCCTGAGTCTGGCGGATGGATTGACCTTATCCAGGCTCCACACCCCCGATTTTTCACCTGCTAACTCCGTACTAATTACCCAGATCTCCTCAGAGAAGGTTGCTAAGCGCATTAAACAAGTGCTTCTGAATACCTACCCGGCTGAACACCCCGTACGGTTGGTTCATGCCGCCGGGACGGATCAACAGGTGCTGGAAAATCTGCCTTTGGAGAAGATTGACCAATCCTCCTACCTGTGCGCCCTCAGTTCACTCTTCATTCCGCCTCTTTCGGCAACCTCATCCTTTGAATCCTTCATGGAAGTTATCGCCCGGCTGCGTGCTCCGGATGGCTGCCCCTGGGATCGGGCACAAACGCATATCACGCTGCGGCCCTTCCTGATTGAGGAGGCATATGAAGCGCTGGACGCCTTGGATAAGGAAAATATGGCGGACCTGGCGGAAGAATTGGGTGACCTGCTGCTCCAGATTGGCTTACATGCACAAATCGGTGTTGAAGAAGGTGAATTCACCATTAACCAGGTGATTGAGGGCATAAGTAATAAACTGATCCGGCGTCACCCGCATGTCTTTGCTGCGGTCGATATGGAAGATGTCTCTGGCGTGATCCAAAATTGGGAAGCTATCAAAGCTGATGAACGCCGTGAGAATGGCGACAATGGCAAGAAGGGCCTGCTGGATGGCGTACCAAGGGCCTTACCGGCATTATTGCAGGCTGAGGAAATTGTGGAGCGGGTTGGGAGGGTGAAATTTGATCATCTGGCAGCTCTGGGCCATGAGGATGTCATTCGTACGATGGGGGCGGAAGCCCTTGAAACGGATGACGCCCAATTGCCTGAGAAACTCGGTGAACTTCTGTTTGCCATCACCAGTTTTGCGCATCAAAAGGACATTGACGCAGAAGCAGCGTTGCGGGTGGCGATTAACCGTTTCCGCAGGCAATTTGATACAATGGAAGCTGAAGTCCTGGCTGCCGGAGATAATCTGGTCGATCTCTCTGATGAAGAGAAGCGCCAGCTCTGGACCAATGCCGCCGATCAAGCTAAAGAGGATTAA
- the rplM gene encoding 50S ribosomal protein L13 has protein sequence MNKTFVPKGQVEREWLLIDAEGKNLGRLATKIAQLLIGKHKPNYTPGAMTGANVVVINAEKVDFFPTRLDSKKYYHHSGYPGGIKEITLRDQLAKFPERVIEKAVWGMVPKTKLGRRIYKNLHVYAGSEHPHQAQQPALVE, from the coding sequence GTGAATAAAACATTTGTACCAAAGGGACAAGTTGAGCGAGAATGGTTGTTGATTGACGCCGAGGGTAAAAACCTTGGGCGCTTGGCGACAAAGATTGCCCAATTACTGATTGGTAAGCATAAACCGAATTACACCCCCGGCGCTATGACTGGCGCAAATGTGGTTGTGATCAATGCTGAAAAAGTTGATTTCTTCCCGACTCGGCTTGACAGCAAGAAGTATTATCACCACTCCGGTTATCCGGGTGGGATCAAAGAGATCACCCTGCGTGACCAGTTGGCCAAATTCCCCGAACGGGTGATTGAAAAGGCCGTTTGGGGCATGGTCCCAAAGACCAAACTTGGCCGCCGGATTTATAAGAACCTGCATGTTTATGCCGGAAGTGAACATCCACATCAGGCACAACAGCCAGCGTTAGTTGAGTAA
- a CDS encoding DNA-directed RNA polymerase subunit alpha, protein MSMVKPKVERVAEARNYGKFAISPLERGFGTTVGNALRRVLLSSLEGAAITSIHITDVLHEFSDIEGVREDVIQVILQLKQLRMILFDVDMAHIHLEVSGEGTVTAADIICPPEVEIVNPDLYLFTVDSKKASLEIDMTVERGRGYSPASERSDRLPIGELPVDAIFTPVKKVNWTVGLARVGQSTDYDRLILEIWTDGTISPEQSMSDSSKVLIDHLRFIAGISEEMLSVPIEQAEPVGTINSEAAEMPIENLDLTVRVFNSLKRTGITTVGDVLELLDKGEEAILSIRNFGEKSLTELKEKMAEKGFLDEEEEITES, encoded by the coding sequence ATGAGTATGGTAAAACCGAAAGTCGAACGGGTTGCAGAAGCTCGAAATTATGGAAAATTTGCAATCAGCCCGCTGGAGCGCGGATTTGGCACTACAGTAGGTAACGCCTTACGCCGTGTCCTGCTTTCCTCGCTGGAAGGCGCTGCTATCACATCCATTCATATAACGGATGTGCTGCACGAGTTCAGTGATATTGAAGGTGTCCGGGAAGATGTAATCCAGGTGATCCTCCAGCTGAAGCAGCTGCGCATGATCCTCTTTGATGTGGATATGGCGCACATTCATCTGGAAGTCAGCGGTGAGGGTACCGTTACTGCGGCTGACATTATTTGTCCGCCCGAAGTGGAAATCGTGAACCCTGACCTGTACCTGTTTACCGTGGATAGCAAGAAAGCCAGCCTTGAAATTGACATGACTGTGGAACGCGGCCGTGGGTATTCCCCAGCCAGTGAACGCAGTGACCGCCTTCCGATCGGCGAATTGCCGGTGGATGCGATCTTCACACCTGTCAAGAAGGTCAATTGGACCGTTGGCTTAGCTCGTGTTGGTCAGAGCACGGATTATGACCGATTGATTTTGGAAATCTGGACCGATGGGACTATTTCCCCCGAACAGTCCATGAGCGATTCCTCCAAGGTCCTGATCGATCACCTGCGCTTCATCGCTGGGATCAGTGAAGAAATGCTCTCGGTCCCGATTGAGCAAGCTGAACCGGTAGGAACGATCAACAGCGAGGCTGCTGAAATGCCGATTGAGAACCTCGACCTAACTGTCCGGGTCTTCAATTCCCTCAAGCGCACTGGGATCACCACTGTGGGTGATGTCCTGGAACTGCTGGATAAAGGCGAAGAAGCAATCCTTTCGATCCGCAACTTCGGTGAGAAGAGTCTGACCGAGTTGAAGGAAAAGATGGCTGAAAAGGGCTTCCTGGACGAGGAAGAAGAAATAACGGAGAGTTAA
- the rpsI gene encoding 30S ribosomal protein S9: MDNRYYEGVGRRKESSARVRLMAGSGDFTVNGKTLEGFFTRQGDAPAILKAFDLTDQSQKNYDVIVKVEGGGVTGQRDAVKLGLARALVKMDEDLRSALRHGGFLTRDPRVKERKKPGLKRARKAPTYTKR, encoded by the coding sequence ATGGATAACCGATATTATGAAGGTGTTGGTCGTCGTAAAGAAAGCTCTGCCCGTGTACGTTTGATGGCAGGCTCCGGCGATTTCACCGTTAATGGTAAAACCTTGGAAGGTTTCTTCACCCGTCAAGGTGATGCACCTGCAATCCTCAAAGCATTTGACCTGACCGATCAGAGCCAGAAAAACTATGACGTGATCGTGAAAGTTGAAGGCGGTGGTGTGACAGGTCAACGTGACGCCGTCAAACTTGGCCTCGCCCGTGCGTTGGTCAAAATGGATGAAGACCTCCGGTCAGCCCTGCGTCATGGCGGTTTCCTGACCCGCGACCCCCGTGTCAAGGAACGGAAAAAACCAGGCCTCAAACGGGCCCGCAAGGCACCTACCTACACCAAACGCTAG